The window CGACGGGTGAACCAAGGCACGATGCCATCCGTGAACTCATCACGCGGGAGGTGACGGCCATGTCGACCCATCGGTACGCCGAGTACGAAGACGAGTACGAAGACTACGAAGACACCACTGACGTGCTCGACGAGCGGCCGCGCCGTGGCGTCGCCCACCTGGTCAGCGCGCTGGGCGGGCTCCTGCTCACGCCGGTCGCGCTCGGCCTGCTGAGCTGGGGCGGGCTGCGCCAGCAGCAGCTGATCCAGGCGACGCTGAGCACCAACCGCGACCCGCTGGGCATCGCGCTGCTGGCCGGCGGGGCGATCCTGCTGCTCGTCGTCGCGTCGCTCGGCGCGCTGTCGGCGGTCGGCCCGATCCTCGGCGGCCTGATCTACGGCGTGCTGCCCGGCGTCGCCGCGATGGCCGTGCCCCAATGGGGCTTCAAGCTGGTGAACCTGATGCCGAAGAGCGACATCGCGTACGGCGTCATGGACTTCCTCTTCATCGGCGGCCTGCTCGGCGTGGGCTTCCTGCTGGTCGGCAGCGGACTGGCCAACGCGCTGGTGCGGCGGCGCCGGGAGGCCTGAACCGCGCCGGTGGGATCATCGGCCGATGGGGTTGTTCACCATCGCGGAGGCCCGCGGCGAACTGGCGCGGCTGCGGCCGGTCCTCGACGAACTGGTGCGCGTCCGGGCCGACGCCGCCGAGCTGGCGGCGTCGCTGCGCCCGGGTGGGCGGGCCACCGAGCTGGGCGGCCTGCCCGAATGGAAGGCCGCGCAGGCCCGGCTCGACGACCTGATGACGACGGTCCAGCGCTCCGGCGCCGAGCTGAAGGGGTTCGCGCCACTGCTGATCGACTTCCCGGCCGAGCTCGACGGCACCGACGTGCTGCTGTGCTGGCTCGAGGGTGATCCCGAGCTGGGCTGGTACCACCGCACCGACCTGGGGTTCGCGGGCCGTCGTCCGCTGAAAACCGCTGGTCGCCCCGGCTAGGTTGGGTCCGTGAACCAGGAATCGAGAGCGGCCTTCTTCGACGGCACGGCCGAGCACTACGACGAAGACACCTTTCACGCCCAGGTGGCGGACGCGCTGGTCGCTCCGCTGCCGCCCGAGCCGGGGCTGGTGCTGGACGTCGCCACCGGAACGGGCTTCGCGGCGTACGCGGCGCTGCGGCTGAAGCCGGCGCGCGTGCTGGCCGTCGACTTGTCACCCGCGATGCTCGCCCGGGCTTCGGCGAAAGCTGCTTCGCTGGACCCGACCGGCGTGATCACCTGGCAGGTCGGGCCGGCGGTGCCGATGCCGTCGCCGGACGGGACGGCCGACGTGGTGCTGTGCGCGTCCTCGCTGCACTTCCTGGGCGCGGTGGCGTTCGCCGACTGGCTCCGAGTGCTCCGGCCGGGTGGACGGCTGGCGTTTTCGGTGGTGTCGGGGGCGCGGTTCAAGCCGTCGGGGCCGTTCGCGGACTTCGTGCCGGCGGACCTGACGTTTCCGCTCGACGAGGCCGGCGCCGCCGCGCTGGCGAAGGACTTCGTGGACGTTTCGGCACAGACGTTCACCGTCGACGACGGCGAGCGCGTCCGAAGCGTCTTCGTGGTGCACGCGACGGCCCCGTGAACCTGGACCGGTTCGCGGACGGCCACCTGACGTCCGTAGCCGCGGACGGAAGCCGGGTGGTCCTGCGGCTCAAGGCGTATGCCGAGTACCGGCGGGTCACCGCCGGGCTGCCGCAGTGCTGGACGAACGTCACGTCCGCACCGGTCGCGTCGCCACCGCACGTCTAACGGTGCAGGGAAGCACCTTTGAGGATCTTGTCCACCGCGTTCTTCGGGCCGTGCACCGCCAGCCCGGCCAGTGCCAGCTTCTCCCCCGGCACCGCGCGGACCGCCGCCCGGTTGTCGATGTCGTTGCCCGTGTGGAACAGCTCGTCGGTGAAGATCGAAATGCGCAGGCCGCGGGTCAGCGCTCGGGTGTGGGCCGCCGTCAGGACGTCCGCCGTGCCCGAAAAGACCATGACCGGCTGGCCGAACATCGGCAGGTACTCCGTGTCGTCGGCGTCGAAGTACGGCGCGCCCATCAGCTCCGGGGTCACGTGGGCGATTCCGCTCACCAGGAACGCGGTGACGTTGAGCCGCTGCCAGGACGCCAGGTCGTCGCGGAGCAGGACGGCGATCTTCGTGTCGAAGGAACTCATGCGGCCAGACTCGCCCGCCGGCCACCCGCGCGTCTTGTACGTTCTTGACATGGCGCACGTCGAAGCTTGGCGGCCGGCGGTCCCGGGGATCGCCGAGGTCTTCCACGCGCGCTTCACCACCCACGCCTACCCGCTCCACACGCACGACACGTGGACGCTGCTGATCGTCGACGACGGCGTCATCCGCTACGACCTCGACCGCCACCACCACGGCGCGCTTGGCCCGGCCGTGACGCTCCTGCCGCCGAACGTCGCGCACGACGGGCGCGCCGCGACCAGCCACGGCTTCCGCAAGCGCGTGCTCTACCTGGAGACGTCGGTGCTGGGCGAGGACCTCGTCGGCGCGGCCGTCGACCGGCCGAGCGTCGCCGACGGGCTGCTGCGCACCCGGATCCACCAGCTGCACGCGTCCCTGGCCGAGCCGGGCGACGCGCTCGAGGCCGAAAGCCGGCTCGCGCTCGTCGCCGAACGGCTGCAGACCCACCTCGGCCGGACGGCGGCCCACGAACCGAAGCGCGGCCTGGCGGACGACCTGCGGGACCTGCTCGACGCGAAGCTGCCCGAAGCGCTGACGCTCGCCGAAGCAGGCGAGACGCTCGGCGCGCATCCTGCCTACCTCGTCCGCTGTTTCGGGGCGCGGTTCGGCCTGCCGCCACACCGCTACCTGACGGGCCGCCGCGTCGACCGCGCGCGCCGGCTGCTGCTCGACGGCTCCCCGGCCGCGGAGGTCGCCGCGGCCGCCGGGTTCACCGACCAGGCCCACCTGACGCGGC of the Amycolatopsis sp. NBC_01488 genome contains:
- a CDS encoding DUF2000 domain-containing protein, which translates into the protein MSSFDTKIAVLLRDDLASWQRLNVTAFLVSGIAHVTPELMGAPYFDADDTEYLPMFGQPVMVFSGTADVLTAAHTRALTRGLRISIFTDELFHTGNDIDNRAAVRAVPGEKLALAGLAVHGPKNAVDKILKGASLHR
- a CDS encoding class I SAM-dependent methyltransferase — its product is MNQESRAAFFDGTAEHYDEDTFHAQVADALVAPLPPEPGLVLDVATGTGFAAYAALRLKPARVLAVDLSPAMLARASAKAASLDPTGVITWQVGPAVPMPSPDGTADVVLCASSLHFLGAVAFADWLRVLRPGGRLAFSVVSGARFKPSGPFADFVPADLTFPLDEAGAAALAKDFVDVSAQTFTVDDGERVRSVFVVHATAP
- a CDS encoding DUF2203 domain-containing protein, which gives rise to MGLFTIAEARGELARLRPVLDELVRVRADAAELAASLRPGGRATELGGLPEWKAAQARLDDLMTTVQRSGAELKGFAPLLIDFPAELDGTDVLLCWLEGDPELGWYHRTDLGFAGRRPLKTAGRPG
- a CDS encoding helix-turn-helix domain-containing protein: MAHVEAWRPAVPGIAEVFHARFTTHAYPLHTHDTWTLLIVDDGVIRYDLDRHHHGALGPAVTLLPPNVAHDGRAATSHGFRKRVLYLETSVLGEDLVGAAVDRPSVADGLLRTRIHQLHASLAEPGDALEAESRLALVAERLQTHLGRTAAHEPKRGLADDLRDLLDAKLPEALTLAEAGETLGAHPAYLVRCFGARFGLPPHRYLTGRRVDRARRLLLDGSPAAEVAAAAGFTDQAHLTRHFKRYLGTTPSRYPKTR